One stretch of Arachis hypogaea cultivar Tifrunner chromosome 20, arahy.Tifrunner.gnm2.J5K5, whole genome shotgun sequence DNA includes these proteins:
- the LOC112783121 gene encoding uncharacterized protein isoform X2, protein MDLQFNNLNIVMVYKLEQDPCSQKHRRSHACDCSFFGGPQLGQSLTGLLASQWLGQLVQILKFIHAQDIDAAYKCLKEQYGVKDEQLILYGQSVGSGPTLDLASRLPELRGVVLHSPILSGLRVLYPVKRTYWFDIYKNIDKIGMVKCPVLVIHGTADEVVDVSHGKQLWELCKEKYEPLWVSGGGHCNLELYPEFIKHLKKFVQTVGKSKGTSNGSKKDTVVQTNDQTTASNEVVSGTSNASELSKDLPEASRNSLDSRLEKSKKSNQPEKSRMSTDHVDRFRRRKGLVW, encoded by the exons ATGGATTTGCAGTTTAATAATTTGAATATAGTCATGGTTTATAAATTAGAACAGGATCCATGTAGCCAAAAGCACAGAAGGAGCCATGCATGTGATTGTTCTTTTTTTGGGGGTCCACAATTAGGCCAATCCCTTACTGGCTTGTTAGCATCTCAATGGTTGGGACAGCTAGTCCAGATTTTGAAGTTTATCCATGCCCAAG ATATTGATGCTGCATATAAATGCCTAAAAGAGCAATATGGAGTGAAAGATGAGCAGTTGATACTGTATGGCCAATCTGTTGGTAGTGGTCCCACACTTGATCTGGCTTCACGGTTACCAGAGTTAAGAGGTGTTGTCTTGCATAGTCCAATTTTGTCAGGGCTGAGAGTGTTGTACCCGGTAAAACGGACATACTGGTTTGATATTTACAAG AATATTGACAAGATTGGTATGGTCAAATGTCCAGTTTTGGTTATACAT GGGACAGCCGACGAAGTCGTGGATGTATCCCATGGGAAACAGCTCTGGGAGCTTTGCAAGGAAAAGTATGAACCCTTGTGGGTAAGTGGTGGTGGGCATTGTAATCTTGAGCTTTACCCAGAATTCATTAAACATCTAAAGAAATTTGTACAGACAGTTGGAAAATCTAAAGGAACATCAAATGGTTCTAAAAAGGATACAGTAGTACAAACCAATGACCAAACCACAGCTAGCAATGAAGTCGTATCTGGAACTTCGAATGCATCTGAGCTTAGTAAAGATCTTCCAGAAGCTTCGAGAAACAGTTTAGATAGCCGCCTCGAGAAGTCGaaaaaatcaaaccaaccagaAAAATCACGAATGAGCACAGACCATGTTGATAGGTTTAGGAGAAGAAAGGGGTTAGTTTGGTAG
- the LOC112782995 gene encoding delta(7)-sterol-C5(6)-desaturase isoform X4 → MLLQISVAMKAMPWYCLLPTVSEYLTETGWTKSFPRIYNVGWLSYVVYLAIYMIIVEFGIYWMHRELHDIKPLYKYLHATHHIYNKQNTLSPFAGLAFHPLDGILQALPHSLSLFIIPVHFTAHLALIFIEGIWTANIHDCIHGKVWSIMGAGYHTIHHTTYRHNYGHYTIWMDWMFGTLRDPEEDEGKAM, encoded by the exons ATGCTCTTGCAAATTTCTGTGGCAATGAAAGCCATGCCTTGGTACTGTCTGCTTCCAACTGTTTCCGAGTACCTGACAGAAACCGGCTGGACAAAGTCTTTCCCTAGAATATATAATGTTGGCTGGCTTTCCTATGTTGTGTATTTAGCAATTTATATGATTATTGTAGAGTTTGGTATTTATTGGATGCACAGAGAGCTCCATGACATAAAGCCACTTTACAAGTATCTTCATGCTACTCATCATATCTATAACAAGCAGAACACTCTCTCCCCATTTGCTG GATTGGCATTTCACCCTCTTGATGGGATACTCCAGGCATTACCACATAGCCTTTCTCTATTTATTATCCCAGTCCATTTTACTGCACATTTGGCACTCATATTCATCGAAGGCATCTGGACTGCGAATATTCACGACTGCATTCACGGAAAAGTGTGGTCTATTATGGGTGCTGGTTACCACACCATTCACCATACCACATATCGCCATAACTACGGCCACTACACCATATGGATGGACTGGATGTTCGGGACTCTTCGCGACCCTGAGGAGGACGAAGGTAAGGCGATGTGA
- the LOC112782995 gene encoding delta(7)-sterol-C5(6)-desaturase isoform X2 yields the protein MFCVGRLLSFRGISLHCAMVFQRCSNSVPSRRAMLLQISVAMKAMPWYCLLPTVSEYLTETGWTKSFPRIYNVGWLSYVVYLAIYMIIVEFGIYWMHRELHDIKPLYKYLHATHHIYNKQNTLSPFAGLAFHPLDGILQALPHSLSLFIIPVHFTAHLALIFIEGIWTANIHDCIHGKVWSIMGAGYHTIHHTTYRHNYGHYTIWMDWMFGTLRDPEEDEGKAM from the exons ATGTTTTGTGTTGGACGACTATTATCTTTTCGGGGGATTTCGTTACACTGTGCTATGGTTTTTCAAAGATGCAGCA ATTCCGTTCCCTCACGTAGAGCCATGCTCTTGCAAATTTCTGTGGCAATGAAAGCCATGCCTTGGTACTGTCTGCTTCCAACTGTTTCCGAGTACCTGACAGAAACCGGCTGGACAAAGTCTTTCCCTAGAATATATAATGTTGGCTGGCTTTCCTATGTTGTGTATTTAGCAATTTATATGATTATTGTAGAGTTTGGTATTTATTGGATGCACAGAGAGCTCCATGACATAAAGCCACTTTACAAGTATCTTCATGCTACTCATCATATCTATAACAAGCAGAACACTCTCTCCCCATTTGCTG GATTGGCATTTCACCCTCTTGATGGGATACTCCAGGCATTACCACATAGCCTTTCTCTATTTATTATCCCAGTCCATTTTACTGCACATTTGGCACTCATATTCATCGAAGGCATCTGGACTGCGAATATTCACGACTGCATTCACGGAAAAGTGTGGTCTATTATGGGTGCTGGTTACCACACCATTCACCATACCACATATCGCCATAACTACGGCCACTACACCATATGGATGGACTGGATGTTCGGGACTCTTCGCGACCCTGAGGAGGACGAAGGTAAGGCGATGTGA
- the LOC112782995 gene encoding delta(7)-sterol-C5(6)-desaturase isoform X1, with translation MEDSRSGYGQLFIEDSDLYNRIVLGAFLPHSAWASLPRFFQTWLRNYIGGVLLYFISGLLWCFYIYYWKRNVYVPKDSVPSRRAMLLQISVAMKAMPWYCLLPTVSEYLTETGWTKSFPRIYNVGWLSYVVYLAIYMIIVEFGIYWMHRELHDIKPLYKYLHATHHIYNKQNTLSPFAGLAFHPLDGILQALPHSLSLFIIPVHFTAHLALIFIEGIWTANIHDCIHGKVWSIMGAGYHTIHHTTYRHNYGHYTIWMDWMFGTLRDPEEDEGKAM, from the exons aTGGAGGACTCAAGAAGCGGTTACGGGCAACTGTTCATTGAAGACTCCGACCTCTATAACCGCATTGTTCTCGGTGCCTTCTTGCCTCATAGCGCGTGGGCTTCACTCCCTCGCTTTTTCCAAACATGGCTCCGCAACTACATTGGTGGAGTCCTTCTCTACTTCATCTCTGGCCTCTTATGGTGTTTCTACATTTACTATTGGAAGCGTAACGTTTATGTCCCCAAAG ATTCCGTTCCCTCACGTAGAGCCATGCTCTTGCAAATTTCTGTGGCAATGAAAGCCATGCCTTGGTACTGTCTGCTTCCAACTGTTTCCGAGTACCTGACAGAAACCGGCTGGACAAAGTCTTTCCCTAGAATATATAATGTTGGCTGGCTTTCCTATGTTGTGTATTTAGCAATTTATATGATTATTGTAGAGTTTGGTATTTATTGGATGCACAGAGAGCTCCATGACATAAAGCCACTTTACAAGTATCTTCATGCTACTCATCATATCTATAACAAGCAGAACACTCTCTCCCCATTTGCTG GATTGGCATTTCACCCTCTTGATGGGATACTCCAGGCATTACCACATAGCCTTTCTCTATTTATTATCCCAGTCCATTTTACTGCACATTTGGCACTCATATTCATCGAAGGCATCTGGACTGCGAATATTCACGACTGCATTCACGGAAAAGTGTGGTCTATTATGGGTGCTGGTTACCACACCATTCACCATACCACATATCGCCATAACTACGGCCACTACACCATATGGATGGACTGGATGTTCGGGACTCTTCGCGACCCTGAGGAGGACGAAGGTAAGGCGATGTGA
- the LOC112782995 gene encoding delta(7)-sterol-C5(6)-desaturase isoform X3, producing the protein MLTADSVPSRRAMLLQISVAMKAMPWYCLLPTVSEYLTETGWTKSFPRIYNVGWLSYVVYLAIYMIIVEFGIYWMHRELHDIKPLYKYLHATHHIYNKQNTLSPFAGLAFHPLDGILQALPHSLSLFIIPVHFTAHLALIFIEGIWTANIHDCIHGKVWSIMGAGYHTIHHTTYRHNYGHYTIWMDWMFGTLRDPEEDEGKAM; encoded by the exons ATGTTAACAGCAG ATTCCGTTCCCTCACGTAGAGCCATGCTCTTGCAAATTTCTGTGGCAATGAAAGCCATGCCTTGGTACTGTCTGCTTCCAACTGTTTCCGAGTACCTGACAGAAACCGGCTGGACAAAGTCTTTCCCTAGAATATATAATGTTGGCTGGCTTTCCTATGTTGTGTATTTAGCAATTTATATGATTATTGTAGAGTTTGGTATTTATTGGATGCACAGAGAGCTCCATGACATAAAGCCACTTTACAAGTATCTTCATGCTACTCATCATATCTATAACAAGCAGAACACTCTCTCCCCATTTGCTG GATTGGCATTTCACCCTCTTGATGGGATACTCCAGGCATTACCACATAGCCTTTCTCTATTTATTATCCCAGTCCATTTTACTGCACATTTGGCACTCATATTCATCGAAGGCATCTGGACTGCGAATATTCACGACTGCATTCACGGAAAAGTGTGGTCTATTATGGGTGCTGGTTACCACACCATTCACCATACCACATATCGCCATAACTACGGCCACTACACCATATGGATGGACTGGATGTTCGGGACTCTTCGCGACCCTGAGGAGGACGAAGGTAAGGCGATGTGA